Genomic segment of Kibdelosporangium phytohabitans:
AACGTCTGGCGACCCACACCGCCGGTCTGCCCCGCCTGCCACCGGGCCTGCTGCTCCGGGCGGTGCCGCGGTGGCGTACCAACCCCTACCGCGACTTCGGCCCGGCCGGACTGGACGAGGCACTGCGCCGGACCCGGCCGGGAACGCCCGGCCGGGTCCGCTACTCGAACTTCGGCGTGGCACTGCTGGGGCAGGCCCTGGCGAACGCGGCCGGGCAGCCGCTGGAGGACCTGCTGGCCGAGCGCGTGCTGCGGCCACTGGACCTGCCCGGCACCGGGTTCGCCGCGTCCCCGCAGGTCACCGGCTACCTGCGGGGACGTGCCCGCCCGCCGTGGCAGATCCCGGGCATGCCCGCGGCCGGGGCGCTGCGCTCCTCGGCGCTCGACATGCTGCGCTACCTGACCGCCCACCTTCCCGGCGGCACCGGGCCGTTGGCGACGGCCGTGGCTGATGTCATCCGGCCGCGGGAGCGCGCCGGCGACCACGAGGTGTGCCTGGTCTGGAACCTGCGTCGACGGTCGGAGCATGAACTGCTGTTCCACTCCGGTGCCACCCGCGGCTGCACGGCGTTCGCCGGATTCAGCCCCAGCGCCGCAACCGCCCTGGTGGCGTTGGTCAACGCCGGCCCGGTCGTGGGCAGCACGTTCGTGCAACGAGCCTACGAAGCCGCTTGGAAGCTGGTCGACCGTGCGACCGTCC
This window contains:
- a CDS encoding serine hydrolase domain-containing protein — translated: MRDLVEPLRDAVRGATGIAVALHHAGQDSILVTGTTGRHDPQPVGGTTRFELGSVTKTFTGLLLAQMIARGDVGPADPVDRYLPPGAAPRLGREVTLERLATHTAGLPRLPPGLLLRAVPRWRTNPYRDFGPAGLDEALRRTRPGTPGRVRYSNFGVALLGQALANAAGQPLEDLLAERVLRPLDLPGTGFAASPQVTGYLRGRARPPWQIPGMPAAGALRSSALDMLRYLTAHLPGGTGPLATAVADVIRPRERAGDHEVCLVWNLRRRSEHELLFHSGATRGCTAFAGFSPSAATALVALVNAGPVVGSTFVQRAYEAAWKLVDRATVPQPR